Genomic window (Natronospira proteinivora):
CACCTGGTGGCACTGTTTCGGGGGGCGGACCGCGAAGCTGAGCTGATGCAGGCGCTTATCGATAACCGACATCGGGAGGTCACGGCCATTGGCCGGGCCATGCTGGATACCGTCCGTAATGGATAACAGGGAGAACACCATGAACACCCCCGTCAGCCAGGCGCAGATCAACAAGGCGGTCTGGAACGCCTGTGACACCTTTCGCGGGACTGTGGACGCGAGCATCTACAAGGATTTCGTGCTCACCATGCTCTTTGTGAAATACCTGTCCGATGTCTGGCAGGACCACTGGGAGCAGTACCAGTCCGAGCACGGCGACCACCCGGAGCTGATTCGGGAGCTGATGAAGAATGAGCGCTTCGTGTTGCCACCGGCGGCCAACTTCTATGACCTCTACGAGCACCGGCATGAGCCCGGCAACGGCGAGCGCATCGATAAGGCCCTGCACGCCATCGAGGAAACCAACAGCCAGAAGCTGGCCGATGTCTTCCAGGACATTAGTTTCAACTCCAACAAGCTCGGCGATGAGAAATCGAAAAATGAGATCCTCAAGGCCCTGCTGGAGGACTTCCACCGCCCCGAGCTGAACCTGCGGCCCAGCCGCATTGGTCGGCTGGACATCATCGGCAACGCCTACGAGTTCCTGATCGCCCAGTTTGCTGCGAGCTCCGGCAAGAAGGCCGGGGAGTTCTATACCCCCGCCGAGGTGTCCGAGCTAATCGCCGAGCTGCTGAGCCCGGAAGAAGGCGACGAGATTTGCGACCCGGCCTGCGGCTCCGGCTCCCTGCTGCTCAAATGTGCCAACCAGATCAAGAACGCTTTTAACGGCTCGAAGAAGTTCGCCCTCCATGGGCAGGAAGCCATCGGCAGCACCTGGGCCCTGGCCAAGATGAATATGTTCCTGCACGGCGTGGACAATCACCGCATCGAGTGGGGCGACACCATCCGCAACCCCAAGCTGCTGGACAACAAGGGCCGGCTACAGCAGTTCGATGTGGTGGCGGCCAATCCGCCCTTCTCGCTCGACAAGTGGGGCCATGACTCCGCCGAAAATGACCCGCACAACCGTTTCCGCCGTGGCATCCCACCCAAGACCAAGGGTGACTACGCCTTCATTCAGCACATGGTTGAGACCCTCAAGCCGAAAACCGGGCGTATGGGCGTCGTGGTCCCCCACGGCGTGCTCTTCCGCGGCTCATCCGAGGGCAAGATCCGCAAGCAGCTGATCGAGGAAGGCCTGCTGGATGCCGTGATCGGCCTGCCGGAAAAGCTCTTCTTCGGCACCGGCATCCCCGCCGCCATTCTGGTGTTTCGCCAGGACAGGCAGGACGACAAGGTGATGTTCATCGACGCCAGCCGCGAATTTCAGGCCGGCAAGAACCAGAATGCCCTGTCGGAAGACAATATCCGAAAGATCGTCGAGACCTATCAGGCCCGCGAGACGGTGGACAAGTACGCCTACCTCGCCACCGTCGATGAGATACGGGAAAACGACTTCAACCTGAATATCCCCCGCTATGTGGACACCTTCGAGGAAGAGGAAGAAATCGACCTCATGGCGGTGCGCGCCGAGCGGAAGGAGCTCAAGGCGAAGCTGGAAACGCTGGAAACAGAGATGGACGGGTATCTGAAGGAGCTGGGTTATGGTGCCTGAAGGGTGGAAAGAAAAGCCTCTTGCGCAAGTATGCCGGAAGCCAGTTTCATACGGAATCGTGCAAACCGGAACGCCGCAAGAGAATGGTATCCCTTGTTTGAGGGTTGTGGATCTTACGAAGGCCCAGATGGATCTCGAAGAGATGATTACGACATCATCTGAAATTCACTATTCATACAAGCGAACTTCTCTGGAAGTCGGCGACATTGTTATGGCTTTGCGTGGCGAGGTGGGTTTAGTAAGGCTTATTGATGAGACGGTTGCCGGCTCCAATATCACGAGAGGATTGGCAAGAATCTCCGCGGATGGAGAAGATGTGATTTCTGAATATCTGCTTTGGGAGCTTCGGTCCCCGCGCTTTAGGGCTGATTTGATTCGCAGAGTGGGTGGTTCGGCGCTTCAGGAGATATCGCTTGCTGAGCTGCGTAAAACCAAAACCTGGCTTCCGCCGGTCCCTGAACAACGAAAAATCGCCAAAATTCTCTCCACCTGGGACGAAGCCATTGCCACCACTGAGCAGCTTCTGGCCAACAGCGAGCAGCAGAAAAAAGCCCTGATGCAGCAGTTGCTGACGGGAAAGAAGCGCTTGCCGGGGTTTGAGGGCGAGTGGAATGAATTTCGACTTGGAACATTATTTCACCGTGTGCGAGAAAAGAATGCAGGGCAAAGCGAAAATGTTGTAACTATTTCCGGGCGTGATGGCCTAGTTAAGCAAGGAGATTACTTCAAAAAATCTGTCGCATCAGAGATCCTGGATGACTATTACCTTTTGAGAAATGGACAGTTCGCATACAACAAGAGTTACTCCAATGGTTATCCGATGGGCGCGATCAAGCGCCTGAATCGATACAGTAAGGGCGTAGTTACTACCCTTTACATATGTTTTGAGGTCGCAGACGAAGAGGAAGCTGATGGTGACTATTTTGAGCAATATTTCGAGGCAGGGTTGTTGAACAATGGGTTATCTAAGATTGCGAATGAAGGTGGTCGAGCGCATGGCCTCTTGAACGTTAAACCTTCTGACTTCTTTAACCTGAAAGTTCATGCCCCTGACATAGATGAGCAAAAGCGAATCGCAGCAGTATTGTCCAGGGCGGATACGGAAGTTCTATTGGTGCTGCGTCGCTTAGAAGCGTTAAAGGCAGAAAAAAAGGCGCTTATGCAGCAACTCCTGACAGGCAAACGCCGCGTCAGGGTCAATGAAGCCGAGGCCGAATCCGCCACAGCCTAGGACTGGCAAAGATCACGGAAGGAGACCCAATGGGCACCGTCACCCCCAACACCAGCGAGCTCTACGCCTCGCATATCCCCGCCCTGGCCATGCTGATACGCCTGGGCTGGGAATATCGCTCGCCGTCGGCGGTGATGGAACTTCGCGGTGACTCCACCCGTGATGTCCTGCTGCGCCCGAAGCTGATCGATTTCCTGCGCCAGCACCGCTTCGAGTACAAGGGAAAGGAATACCCGCTCTCCAGCGAAGGCATCCAGCAGATTCTCAACACCCTGTCCTCGCCCGGCCTGGTCGAGGGGCTGATGCCGGCCAATGAGGCCGTGCATGACATGCTCACGCTTGGCATCACCGTCA
Coding sequences:
- a CDS encoding restriction endonuclease subunit S — its product is MVPEGWKEKPLAQVCRKPVSYGIVQTGTPQENGIPCLRVVDLTKAQMDLEEMITTSSEIHYSYKRTSLEVGDIVMALRGEVGLVRLIDETVAGSNITRGLARISADGEDVISEYLLWELRSPRFRADLIRRVGGSALQEISLAELRKTKTWLPPVPEQRKIAKILSTWDEAIATTEQLLANSEQQKKALMQQLLTGKKRLPGFEGEWNEFRLGTLFHRVREKNAGQSENVVTISGRDGLVKQGDYFKKSVASEILDDYYLLRNGQFAYNKSYSNGYPMGAIKRLNRYSKGVVTTLYICFEVADEEEADGDYFEQYFEAGLLNNGLSKIANEGGRAHGLLNVKPSDFFNLKVHAPDIDEQKRIAAVLSRADTEVLLVLRRLEALKAEKKALMQQLLTGKRRVRVNEAEAESATA
- a CDS encoding type I restriction-modification system subunit M, whose amino-acid sequence is MNTPVSQAQINKAVWNACDTFRGTVDASIYKDFVLTMLFVKYLSDVWQDHWEQYQSEHGDHPELIRELMKNERFVLPPAANFYDLYEHRHEPGNGERIDKALHAIEETNSQKLADVFQDISFNSNKLGDEKSKNEILKALLEDFHRPELNLRPSRIGRLDIIGNAYEFLIAQFAASSGKKAGEFYTPAEVSELIAELLSPEEGDEICDPACGSGSLLLKCANQIKNAFNGSKKFALHGQEAIGSTWALAKMNMFLHGVDNHRIEWGDTIRNPKLLDNKGRLQQFDVVAANPPFSLDKWGHDSAENDPHNRFRRGIPPKTKGDYAFIQHMVETLKPKTGRMGVVVPHGVLFRGSSEGKIRKQLIEEGLLDAVIGLPEKLFFGTGIPAAILVFRQDRQDDKVMFIDASREFQAGKNQNALSEDNIRKIVETYQARETVDKYAYLATVDEIRENDFNLNIPRYVDTFEEEEEIDLMAVRAERKELKAKLETLETEMDGYLKELGYGA